One window from the genome of Planococcus sp. MSAK28401 encodes:
- a CDS encoding DUF3854 domain-containing protein: MRGTLRRTRMKDWYEIIRETCPICGKSGGCMLHSDQNRVVCIRVESKIVFSKKMTSWLHFLKEPVSKEKNLDEYVLESEKASVEQLSAVYGAMLENTYLLDTHHEHLTGPSRSMQEKEIYHREYRTFPAKSWDTTKAMLDHVSEKAFEGVPGLFKNKFGWMIAGAPGILIPYRNTRNQITGFQIRVDNPGFKAVLEGTFNDHITAEIIEKPNKVQVKIDGEVYKEEYLSEGERITIMTNGNYGSVCLKKGQRYFWLSSANKEQGTGAGNPLPVHVAVPVSQLQSWEEGEIHQTESVWITEGALKADIAVEHMERIYKSGQIVDQEKTPTFIGLPGVSTWFNAMEVLEEMNTRIVTLAYDMDMLANPDVLRPLKDFITHLKSKDYEVRMAMWNEEDGKGIDDMFLNSKFPQIKNF, encoded by the coding sequence ATGAGAGGCACTTTGAGACGCACAAGAATGAAGGATTGGTACGAAATCATTCGTGAGACTTGTCCGATTTGTGGAAAAAGCGGCGGTTGTATGCTGCATAGTGATCAAAATCGAGTGGTCTGCATTCGAGTAGAAAGTAAAATTGTCTTCTCGAAAAAAATGACTTCTTGGCTTCACTTTTTGAAAGAACCTGTATCCAAAGAAAAGAACCTTGATGAGTATGTCTTGGAAAGTGAGAAAGCCTCTGTGGAGCAGCTTAGTGCAGTCTACGGTGCGATGCTTGAAAACACTTACCTTCTCGACACTCATCACGAACACTTGACGGGGCCGAGCCGCTCGATGCAGGAAAAGGAAATTTATCATCGCGAATATCGTACGTTTCCGGCAAAGTCATGGGATACAACAAAGGCAATGCTTGATCATGTAAGTGAAAAAGCATTTGAAGGAGTACCTGGTTTATTCAAAAATAAGTTCGGTTGGATGATTGCGGGCGCACCAGGCATCTTGATTCCTTACCGCAACACGCGGAATCAAATTACAGGGTTTCAGATCCGTGTCGATAACCCCGGATTTAAAGCGGTCCTTGAAGGAACGTTTAATGATCACATAACAGCCGAAATTATTGAAAAGCCAAATAAGGTACAAGTTAAAATTGATGGCGAAGTGTATAAAGAGGAATACTTGTCGGAAGGCGAACGCATCACCATTATGACCAATGGCAACTATGGTTCTGTATGTTTGAAGAAAGGCCAGCGGTATTTTTGGTTATCTTCAGCTAATAAGGAGCAAGGAACAGGAGCGGGAAACCCCTTACCAGTTCATGTGGCGGTGCCAGTAAGCCAGCTGCAGAGTTGGGAAGAAGGGGAAATTCATCAGACTGAATCTGTTTGGATTACCGAGGGCGCGCTAAAAGCGGATATTGCAGTTGAGCACATGGAGCGGATTTATAAATCTGGTCAAATTGTCGATCAAGAGAAAACGCCGACTTTCATTGGATTGCCTGGTGTCTCCACTTGGTTCAATGCCATGGAAGTCTTGGAAGAAATGAATACTCGCATTGTGACGTTAGCATACGATATGGACATGCTGGCGAATCCGGATGTTTTAAGACCACTGAAGGATTTCATTACGCATTTGAAGTCAAAAGACTATGAAGTGCGTATGGCAATGTGGAATGAGGAAGATGGGAAGGGAATTGATGATATGTTTTTGAATTCCAAGTTTCCGCAAATTAAAAATTTTTAA